In the Longimicrobium sp. genome, GGCGGTGGCCCGCGCGTCGCTGCGGTCGGTGGCGCGCGACCTGGGGATGAGCCCCACCGGCCTGCGCGGCGTCATCGACGGGAGCGCCCCGTACGTGAAGACCTGGGACAAGCTGCAGGTGTGGTTCGCCCTGTACCAGAAGGACGCCTCCCGGGACCTCCCCGCCGGCACCATCGCGCACTTCCTGCGGCGCCTGCTGCGCGACGTCCCCGAGCGGTCGCAGCCCGGCGCGGCCGCGCGGGTACTGAACGGGTTCGACGAGGCGTTCCGCTTCGCGGGGGTGCAGGCCCCCGGCTGGATCGCGGAGATCCGCAAGGGGCTGGCGGGGTAGGCGCGCGGCTCGCTTGCGCTCGCGCGGCCGGCGGCGCCAATGTTCAGCCGGTCCCGACGGATCGGTTGTCCCGGCCTTCGCGCGGAGCGGCCCCATGCACCCACAGCTGCAGGAGATCGCCGACGACTTCGGCGCGGCGCAGGCGCGGCTGCACCGGCTGGCCGAGACGTTCCCGGCCGAGCTGTGGGCGGTGCGGCCCGAGCCGGGGCGCTGGTCGGTGGGCGACTGCGTGGAGCACCTCAACCGCACCGCCGAGGCCTTCCTCCCGCGGGTCCGCGCGGCGATCGAGCGCGGGCGCGCCCTGTCCGCCCCGGCGCCCGCGCGCTACCGCCGCGACTCCCTGGGCTGGCTCCTCTGGCGCATCATGCCGCCCCCGGTGCGGCTGCGGGTGAAGACGACGGCCGCCTTCCTCCCCGCCGCGACGGCGCCGGCGGCCGAGCTGGTGGCCCGCTTCGACCAGCTGCAGCGCGAGCAGCTCGAGTGCGTGGCCGCCAGCGACGGGCTGCCGCTGCAGAAGCTCTGGATCCTCTCGCCGGTGGACGGCCGCGCCCGCTACAACCTCTTCGCCTGCCTGGGCATCCTCCCGCGCCACCAGCACCGCCACCTCTGGCAGGCCGAGCGGGTGGTGGACGAGCTGAGGCGGCGCCGCACCGCCGCCGCCCTGGTCGCGCCGCGCCTGGCGGGCGAGCGCCTGGCCACGTAGCTCAGCCCTCCGGCACCGGGACGGGCGCCTGGACGCGGCGGTACACCACCGAGTTCTCGAAGAAGGTCGCCAGGCGGAGGACGTCGTCCGAGGCGAGCCCCACCGCGTGCGGTCCCGCCAGGCAGACCGCCGGGCGGATGACCACGTCGCGGCACTCGAAGGTGATCTCCAGGCGCGCGCCGTCGAGGGTGTACTCGAGGCGGCTCTCGCTGGTGTAGGTCTCCGGCGCCTGGCCGGGCCGGGTGGAGCGGTACGTCGCGCGCTGCAGCCCGGTGCCGTCGCCGTAGAGGTACAGCGTTTCCGCGAGCACCTCGGTCTTCACGAACTCGTTCTCGACCCACACGGCCGGAAGCGCGTCTCCGTCGACGGTGCGCAGCTCGAACGCGGCGGGC is a window encoding:
- a CDS encoding DinB family protein, giving the protein MHPQLQEIADDFGAAQARLHRLAETFPAELWAVRPEPGRWSVGDCVEHLNRTAEAFLPRVRAAIERGRALSAPAPARYRRDSLGWLLWRIMPPPVRLRVKTTAAFLPAATAPAAELVARFDQLQREQLECVAASDGLPLQKLWILSPVDGRARYNLFACLGILPRHQHRHLWQAERVVDELRRRRTAAALVAPRLAGERLAT